In Rubrivirga marina, the following are encoded in one genomic region:
- a CDS encoding T9SS type A sorting domain-containing protein: MRSLLQILALIAVTTLTARAPRAQEALRIHLDSTAQVVRGFGAANIVGWRPDMTEAEVQTAFGTGDGELGFSILRLRIAPEPSDWAASVPSAQAAQAMGATIIASPWTPPAEMKTNGSPIGGRLRDDRYDAYAAHLDAFVDYMASNGVEIYAVSVQNEPDIQVSYESCDWTPEEIRRFMAESAGAIGTRVIAPESFHFDHDWSDPTLNDPEAAANLDIVGGHIYGSGLEPYPLAKEKGKDLWMTEHLTESRRSADVWPLALEVGEEIQDVMFAGVNAYVWWYVVRYYGPIADGETSATSPDDPYSAKGEVTKKGHVMSQFARFVRPGFVRLHTDRPTRFSSVTATAYAGDGELVIVAINRTDTARDVSFSLEGGTAGTFRRTVTSETQDAVRLADVAASGGALAVTLGPSSATTFVGDLAGVATEAGAPDGPTFRAVYPNPAAHTATVAFTLAGAGPVRLSVIDALGREVATLIDGVRPAGTHDAVVDVSGLPPGLYLTRLNADGEVVTRPMVVAR; encoded by the coding sequence ATGCGCTCGCTCCTCCAGATCCTCGCGCTCATCGCGGTCACGACGCTGACCGCGCGGGCACCGCGTGCGCAGGAGGCCCTCCGCATCCACCTCGACAGCACGGCGCAGGTCGTCCGCGGCTTCGGCGCGGCCAACATCGTGGGGTGGCGGCCGGACATGACCGAGGCCGAGGTCCAGACGGCGTTCGGGACGGGCGACGGCGAGCTCGGCTTCTCGATCCTCCGCCTCCGCATCGCGCCCGAGCCGAGCGACTGGGCTGCCAGCGTTCCGTCGGCGCAGGCGGCCCAAGCGATGGGGGCGACGATCATCGCGTCGCCGTGGACGCCGCCGGCCGAGATGAAGACCAACGGCAGTCCCATCGGCGGCCGGCTCCGCGACGACCGATACGACGCCTACGCCGCCCACCTCGACGCCTTCGTCGACTACATGGCGTCGAACGGGGTCGAGATCTACGCCGTCTCGGTCCAGAACGAGCCCGACATCCAGGTCTCGTACGAGTCGTGCGACTGGACGCCGGAGGAGATCCGCCGGTTCATGGCCGAGAGCGCCGGCGCCATCGGGACGCGCGTCATCGCCCCGGAGTCGTTCCACTTCGATCACGACTGGTCGGACCCGACCCTCAACGACCCCGAGGCGGCGGCGAACCTCGACATCGTCGGCGGGCACATCTACGGCTCCGGGCTCGAGCCGTACCCCCTCGCGAAGGAGAAGGGCAAGGACCTCTGGATGACCGAGCACCTGACGGAGAGTCGCCGGTCGGCGGATGTCTGGCCGCTCGCGCTGGAGGTGGGGGAGGAGATCCAGGACGTCATGTTCGCGGGGGTGAACGCCTACGTCTGGTGGTACGTCGTCCGCTACTACGGGCCGATCGCGGACGGGGAGACGAGTGCGACGAGCCCCGACGACCCCTACAGCGCCAAGGGGGAGGTGACCAAGAAGGGGCACGTCATGTCCCAGTTCGCGCGGTTCGTCCGCCCCGGCTTCGTCCGCCTCCACACCGACCGGCCGACCCGGTTCTCGAGCGTCACCGCGACGGCCTACGCCGGGGACGGGGAGCTGGTGATCGTCGCGATCAACCGGACCGACACGGCGCGGGACGTCTCGTTCTCGCTGGAGGGCGGAACGGCCGGGACGTTCCGTCGCACCGTCACGAGCGAGACGCAGGACGCCGTCCGCCTCGCCGACGTCGCGGCGTCGGGCGGCGCGCTCGCCGTGACGCTGGGCCCGTCGAGCGCGACCACGTTCGTCGGCGACCTCGCCGGCGTGGCGACCGAGGCGGGCGCACCCGACGGTCCGACCTTCAGGGCGGTCTACCCGAACCCGGCCGCCCACACGGCGACCGTCGCCTTCACCCTCGCGGGCGCCGGGCCCGTCCGGCTGTCCGTGATCGACGCGCTCGGCCGCGAGGTCGCGACGCTCATAGACGGCGTCCGGCCGGCCGGGACGCACGACGCCGTGGTCGACGTGTCCGGCTTGCCGCCGGGCCTCTACCTGACGCGTCTGAACGCGGACGGAGAGGTGGTGACCCGCCCGATGGTCGTCGCCCGATGA
- a CDS encoding alpha-N-arabinofuranosidase, whose translation MSPERPVQSARLGRLFGLVLLAALAVGASAQDAAHRMVLTLDAEGPTINRHLFGHFAEHLGRGIYGGFWTEGADGWELNAPVVEAMRALDPPNVRWPGGCFADVYHWRDGVGPARERPTIVNTLWGGVTEDNGVGTHEFVALAEALGAEPIVVGNVGSGTVREMADWWQYVNHPGPSPMADLRAENGHPEPWGVRFWGVGNESWGCGGNMSPEHYADLYKRYATFLHGYGDVRPFRIATGPDATINRDVPEWTEAVMRDAGRMIDGLDMHFYTIVGDWDDRTRATEFGEDRWVGAFARALEMDGHIRRVSAIMDRYDPQGRVWLIVGEWGMWHAPEEGSTPGFLYQQNALRDALVASVTLDVFARHAERVKMANIAQTINVLQAMLLVDGERVVKTPTYHVFDFYKAHQDAERLPFTLDAGTYAFGGQSVPAVSATASRDETGHVHVTLTNLDPHRARTVSAEMRGGRLSRVSGRVLTASEMTAHNTFEDPDVVVPAPFGGVRLDGQTLTVTLPPMSVVALDLQ comes from the coding sequence GTGAGTCCCGAGCGTCCCGTCCAGTCCGCCCGCCTCGGGCGGCTGTTCGGGCTGGTCTTGCTCGCGGCGCTGGCCGTCGGCGCCAGCGCGCAAGACGCGGCGCACCGGATGGTCCTCACGCTCGACGCGGAGGGCCCGACGATCAACCGGCACCTCTTCGGCCACTTCGCCGAGCACCTCGGACGCGGGATTTACGGCGGCTTCTGGACCGAGGGCGCCGACGGGTGGGAGCTCAATGCGCCCGTCGTGGAGGCCATGCGCGCACTCGACCCGCCCAACGTCCGCTGGCCCGGGGGCTGTTTCGCCGACGTCTACCACTGGCGCGACGGCGTCGGGCCGGCCCGCGAGCGGCCGACGATCGTCAACACGCTGTGGGGCGGGGTGACGGAGGACAACGGGGTGGGCACCCACGAGTTCGTGGCGCTCGCGGAGGCCCTCGGCGCTGAGCCCATCGTGGTCGGCAACGTGGGCAGCGGGACGGTCCGCGAAATGGCCGACTGGTGGCAGTACGTGAACCACCCCGGCCCGAGCCCGATGGCCGACCTCCGCGCCGAGAACGGGCACCCGGAGCCCTGGGGCGTTCGGTTCTGGGGCGTCGGGAACGAGAGCTGGGGGTGCGGCGGCAACATGTCGCCCGAGCACTACGCCGACCTCTACAAGCGCTACGCCACGTTCCTCCACGGCTACGGCGACGTCCGCCCGTTCCGGATCGCGACCGGGCCCGACGCCACGATCAACCGGGACGTCCCCGAGTGGACCGAGGCGGTCATGCGCGACGCCGGGCGCATGATCGACGGGCTCGACATGCACTTCTACACCATCGTCGGCGACTGGGACGACCGGACGCGGGCGACGGAGTTCGGCGAGGACCGATGGGTCGGCGCGTTCGCGCGGGCGCTCGAGATGGACGGCCACATCCGCCGCGTCTCCGCCATCATGGACCGGTACGACCCGCAGGGCCGGGTGTGGCTCATCGTCGGCGAGTGGGGCATGTGGCACGCACCCGAGGAGGGGAGCACGCCGGGCTTCCTCTACCAGCAGAACGCGCTCCGCGACGCGCTCGTGGCCTCGGTCACGCTCGACGTGTTCGCCCGCCACGCCGAGCGGGTCAAGATGGCGAACATCGCGCAGACGATCAACGTGCTCCAGGCGATGCTCCTCGTCGACGGCGAGCGCGTCGTCAAGACGCCGACGTATCACGTGTTCGACTTCTACAAGGCGCACCAGGACGCTGAGCGGCTTCCGTTCACGCTCGACGCGGGGACGTACGCGTTTGGCGGCCAGTCCGTCCCGGCCGTCAGCGCGACGGCCTCGCGCGACGAGACGGGCCACGTCCACGTGACGCTGACGAATCTCGACCCGCACCGGGCGCGGACCGTCTCGGCCGAGATGCGCGGCGGCCGCCTCTCGCGCGTTTCCGGCCGCGTGCTCACCGCGAGCGAGATGACGGCCCACAACACGTTCGAGGACCCGGACGTCGTGGTCCCGGCCCCGTTCGGTGGTGTCCGCCTCGATGGCCAGACGCTCACGGTCACGCTCCCGCCGATGTCCGTCGTCGCCCTCGACCTCCAGTAG